The genomic DNA GGGCTACCAGGCCGGGTGAGCGGGCGATTCCCGCGACTCCGGCAGCTCCGGCGTCTCCAGGGGCTCCGACAGCTCCGGCGGCGGCTCCGGCCACGCTCACGCGGGTCGGCCGGGTGGTGGCGGCGGGGCTGGCGCTGGTGCTGGCGATCGCTGTGGCCGGGGTGAGCGCGCATCTGCGGGCCTCGTCGCCGCGGACGGAGAATTTCTACTCCGCGCCCGACGGCGTGCCCGCCGACCCCGGTGTGTTGCTGCGCGCCGAGCCGTTCGCCCGCGGCGACATCCCTGCCGAGGCGCGCGCGTGGCGCATCCTCTATTCGACAGTGGACGCCCACGGATCGCCCGCCCTGTCCAGCGGTCTGGTGCTGGTGCCGCGCGAGGCCCCGGCCGGTCCGCTGCCGGTGGTCGCCTGGGCGCACGGCACCACCGGATTTGCCACCGGATGCGCCCCGACGCTGCTGCCCGAACCGCTGGCCGCGGGCGCGCTGCCCGCTCTGCCCCAGCTGCTGGCCGAGGGATGGGCGCTGGTCGCCACCGACTACACCGGCCTGGGCACCGCCGGACCACACCCCTACCTGATCGGTCACGGCGAGGGGACCTCGGTGCTCGACGCCGTGCGCGCCGCCAGGCAACTACCCGATATCGACCTCGACGACCGGACCGTCGTGTGGGGGCATTCCCAGGGCGGACACGCCGCACTGTGGACCGGCGTCCTCGCCCCCGGTTACGCCCCCGATGCGAACGTCGTCGGCGTCGCGGCCATGGCGCCGGCCGCCGACGGTCCCGGCCTGGTCCGGCATCTGCCGAACGTCGCGGGCGGCACGGTCTTCGGCTCCTACGTGATCGCCGCCTACACCGCCCTCTACCCCGACGTCCGTGTCGAGCACTACATCATCCCCGCCGCCCGCACCCTGGTCCGCGACATGAGCAGCCGCTGCCTGGCCGAACCCGGCGTCCTCGTCTCGGTACTCAGCGCCATGTCCATCGACCGCGATCGTCCGATCTTCGCCAGAGACCCACTCGACGGACCGCTCGGCGACCGCCTGCGCGAGAACGTCCCGGCGGGCGAACTCACCGTTCCGCTGCTACTCGCCCAGGGCGGCACCGATTCACTCATCACCCCGGATGTTCAGCGGGCCTACGCGAGCGACCGCTGCGCCGCGGGCTGGAACGTCGACTACCGCGTCTATCACGGCCGCGACCATCTCGGCGTCGTGGCCGCGGACTCCCCGCTCGTCCCCGAACTCATCACCTGGACCCGCGCCCGCTTCGCCGACAGTCGGCAGACACCGAATTGCCCCGGCTGACAGCACGGCTCACCCGCTCGCCGACGCGGTGAGATGCGGACCGTCGGGCGGCCGGGCCTACTCCAGCTCCCCCTCGGTCTCCAGGTACACCTGCCGCAGCCGGTCCAGCGTCTCCTGCTCCGGCGCCGCCCACATGCCGCGCTCGGCCGCCTCGAGCAGACGTTCGGCGATGCCGTGCAACGCCCACGGATTCGACTGCTCCATGAACTTGCGATTGGTCTCGTCGAAGACGTAGCTCTCGCTGAGCTTCTCGTACATCCAGTCGGCGACCACGTCGGTGGTGGCGTCGTAGCCGAACAGGTAGTCGACGGTGGCGGCCATCTCGAAGGCGCCCTTGTAGCCGTGGCGGCGCATCGCCTCGAGCCAGCGGGGGTTGACCACGCGAGCGCGGAAGACGCGGGTGGTCTCCTCCGACAGGGTGCGGGTGCGCACCGCGTCGGGGCGGGTGCTGTCGCCGATGTATGCCTCGGGGTTCTTGCCGGTCAGCGCGCGGACGGTGGCGACCATGCCGCCGTGGTACTGGAAGTAGTCGTCGGAGTCGGCGATGTCGTGTTCGCGGGTGTCGGTGTTCTTGGCCGCCACCGCGATCCGGCGGTAGGCGGTGCGCATGTCGTCGGCGGCGGGGGCGCCGTCGAGGTCGCGACCGTAGGCGTAGCCACCCCAGGCCGTGTAGACCTGCGCGAGATCCTCGTCGCCGCGCCAGCTCTTGGAGTCGATGAGCTGGAGCAGGCCCGCGCCGTAGGTGCCCGGTTTGGAGCCGAAGATGCGCGTGGTGGCGCGCCGTTCGTCACCGTGCTCGGAGAGGTCCGAAAGGGTGTGCGCGCGTACGTAGTTCGATTCGGCGGGCTCGTCGAGGCCCGCGACGAGGCGGACCGCGTCGTCGAGCAGGGCGAGCACGTGCGGGAAAGCGTCGCGGAAGAAGCCGCTGATGCGGACGGTGACGTCGATGCGCGGGCGGCCCAGTTCCTCGAGCGAGATCACCTCGAGGGTGGTGACGCGGCGGCTGGCCTCGTCCCACACCGGCCGCACACCCAGCAACGCGAGCACTTCGGCGATGTCGTCACCGGAGGTCCGCATGGCCGAGGTCCCCCATACGGACAGACCCACCGAGCGCGGGTATTCGCCCTGGTCGTCGAGGTAGCGGCGCAGCAGCGAATCGGCCATCGCCTGTCCGGTCTCCCACGCCAGCCGGGACGGAACGGCCTTCGGGTCGACGGAGTAGAAGTTTCGGCCGGTGGGCAGCACGTTGATCAGGCCACGCAACGGCGAGCCGCTGGGTCCGGCGGGCACGAAGCCGCCGTTCAACGCGTGCAGTACCCGCTCGATCTCGATGTCCGTGCCCCGCAGGCGGGGCACGACCTCGGTGGCGGCGAAACGCAGGACCGCGCCCACGGATTCGCGGTCCCCGCCTTGATCGCCGAACAGCTGCCCGGAGAAGCGTTCGACCAGCCCGTCCACCGCATCGGGCGACCAGTCGACAGCCTGCAGCGCGATCAGCAGTTCCCGCGCCCGCGCCTCCACGACGTCGACGCGCTCGCGCGACTCGGACCCGGATTCGTTCAGGCCCAATGCTTCTCGCAGACCGGGGACGGATTGCTCGCCGCCCCAGAGTTGGCGCGCGCGCAGCATCGCCAGCACCAGGTCGACTTCCTGCTCCCCGGCGGGCGCCTGACCGAGGATGTGCAGGCCGTCACGGATCTGCACGTCCTTGATCTCACACAGCCAGCCGTCGACGTGCAGCAGCATGTCGTCGAAGGTGTCCTCGTCGGGACGTTCCGCCAGGCCGAGGTCGTGGTCCATCTTCGCCGCGCGCATGAGCGTCCAGATCTGCTGGCGGATGGCGGGCAGCTTGGCCGGGTCGAGGGCGGAGATGTTGGCGTGCTCGTCGAGCAGTTGCTCGAGGCGGGAGATGTCGCCGTAGCTCTCGGCGCGCGCCATCGGCGGGATGAGGTGGTCGACCAGGGTCGCGTGCGCGCGGCGCTTGGCCTGGGTGCCCTCGCCGGGGTCGTTGACCAGGAACGGGTAGATCAGCGGCAGGTCGCCGAGGGCCGCGTCGGTGCCGCAGGCCGCGGACATTCCGAGGGTCTTGCCGGGCAGCCATTCCAGATTGCCGTGCTTGCCGATGTGCACCATCGCGTCGGCGCCGAAACCGCCCTGGGCGGCGGGCACGGCCAGCCAGCGGTAGGCGGCCAGGTAGTGGTGGCTCGGCGGCAGGTCGGGATCGTGGTAGATGGCGACCGGGTTCTCACCGAAACCGCGCGGCGGCTGCACCATCAGCACCACATTCCCGAAACGCATTGCGGCGATGACGATTTCGCCCTGCGGATCGGCCGAGCGGTCCACGTAGAGCTCGCCGGGCGGCGGTCCCCACGCCTCGATCACGGCCTCGCGCAGTTCGTCGGGCAGGGTGTCGAACCATGCGGTGTAGGTCCGCGCGCCGATGCGGACGGGATTGCCCTCGAGCTGTTCGGCGGTCAGCCAGTCGGGGTCCTGGCCGCCCGCCGCGATGAGGGCGTGCATGAGCGCGTCGCCGTCGCGCTCCTCGAGGCCGGGCACCTCGCCCGCCTCGCCGAGGTCGTACCCGGCGCGCCGGAGTTCGTGCAGCAGGGCGATGGTGCTGGCGGGGGTGTCCAGGCCGACGGCGTTGCCGATGCGGGCGTGCTTGGTCGGATAGGCCGAGAGCATGAGTGCCAGGCGCTTGTCGGCGGCGGGGATGTGGCGCAGGCGGGCGTGCCGGACGGCGATGCCGGCGACGCGGGCGGCGCGCTCGGGGTCGGGCACGTAGGTCGACAGGCCGTCGGCGTCGAACTCCTTGAACGAGAACGGCACCGTGATGATGCGGCCGTCGAACTCGGGCACCGCGACCTGGGTGGCGACATCCAGCGGGGACAGCCCGTCGTCGTTGTCGTCCCACTGGGCGCGGGAGCCGGTGAGGCACAGGCCCTGCAGGATCGGCACGTCCAGCGCGGCGAGCGCGGCGACATCCCAGGCTTCGTCGTCGCCACCCGCCGAGGCGGTGGCGGGCTTGGTGCCGCCTGCCGCGAGCACGGTCACGATCAGCGCGTCGGCCTGTCCGAGCGTGGCGAGCAGTTCCGGTTCGGCGGTGCGCAGCGAGGCGCAGTACAGCGGCAGCGGACGCGCGCCCGCATCCTCGACGGCCCGGCAGAGGGCGTCGACGTAGCCGGTGTTGCCTGCCAGGTGCTGGGCGCGGTAGTAGACGACGCCGACCGTCGGCACGCCCTCGACCGGCTCCGGGTAGCGGGCCCCGCGCGTGAGTTCACCCCAGCTGGGCAGCTGCACCGGCGGCTCGAAGCCGTGGCCGGTGAGCAGCACGGTGTCGGACAGGAAGTTGTGCAGCTGGCGCAGATTGTCCGCGCCGCCGGCGGCGAGGTAGTTGTGCGCGTCGGCCGCGACACCGCCCGGCACGGTGGAGCACTCCATCAGCTCGGCGTCGGGGGCGATCTCGCCTCCCAGCGCCACCATCGGCACACCGCTGCCGCGCAGCGTGGCGAGTCCGTCCTCCCAGGCGCGCTTGCCGCCGAGAATGCGCACGATCACCAGGTCCGCGCCGTCGAGCAGGCCGGGCAGGTCCTCCACCAGCAACCGGGCCGGATTGCCCAGGCGGTAGTCCGCGCCGCTGGCGCGGGCGCTGAGCAGATCGGTGTCGGACGTGGACAGCAGCAGAATCACGAATGACCTTCCTCGGGTGACGCGCCCATCGGGTGTGGTGCTCGCCGGAGAGGGTCTGGCTGTTCACAGTGGCGCGACCGCACCGGAATTCCACCGGTTTCCTCGACGCCCGCCGAGCACCGGGGATGCTACCCGGCCGGGCTGTCACGGCCCGTACTCTGGGTATGCCATGACGCGAACGACTCCCGATTCCTGCCCCGGTGTACTGCGCCTGCATCAGGCGGCCGACGGTCCGCTGGCGCGCGTGCGCGTGCCCGGCGGCGTCCTGTCCCCGGATCAGCTGCGCGCGCTGGCCGAGGCCGCTGTCGAACTGGGCGACGGCGCGATCGAACTGACTTCCCGTGGCAACGCGCAATTGCGCCGGGTGCGCGACGCGGGCGAGCTGACCGCACGCCTCGAGGCGGCGGGACTGCTGCCCAGCCGCACCCACGAGCGGGTCCGCAACATCCTCGCCTCGCCGCTGTCGGGACGGGTCGGCGGACTGGCCGACGTGCGTCCGCTGGCCCCCGCCCTAGACGCCCGGCTCCGGGCCGACCCGCGTATGGCGGAGCTTCCCGGCCGCGTCCTGTTCACCGCCGACGACGGGCGCGGCGATGTCAGCGGGCTCGGTCCCGACATCGGTGTGCACGCGACCGGCGAGGAATTCGCCCTCCTGCTCGCCGGTTCCGACACCGGCATCCGGCTCGCCCCCGGTGACGTGATCGACGTCGTGCTCGCCGCCGCGCACGGTTTCCTCGACCTGAGTTCCGGTCAGTGGCGGCTGCACGAAATACCGGACGGCACAGCGCGACTGGTCGATCTGCTCGGCCTGTCCCCCACCGCCGACCGGCTCCCGACCGGCACCGCCCCGGAGTCCCCGATCGGCTGGCTACCCCAGGACGACGGCGCCGTGGCGCTGGGCGCGGCGGTCCCGCTGGGCTCGCTGCCCGCGCGGACCGCCCAATTCCTGGCCGCGGTGGAACGCCCGATCATCCTCACCCCCTGGCGAGGTGTCGTCCTCGCCGATCTCGACGAGTGGACCGCCGAGCAGGTCGTGCGTGTCCTCGCCCCCATGGGCCTGGTCTTCGACGCCGAATCCCCGTGGCTGCTGGTCAGCGCGTGCGCGGGCCGCCCCGGCTGCGCTAAGTCCCACACCGATGTGCGGGCCGATGTCGCCGCCGCGATCGATGCGGGCCGGGTCCTGCCCGACGGCGCGGGCACGACCACCTCGGGCTCCTCGCTGTCCGCCCGGCAGCTGACAGTCGCGGGCCGCCAGCACTGGTCCGGGTGCGATCGGCACTGTGGACGACCCCGAGGGCCGGTCGTCGAGGTGACGGCGAGCCCCGACGGATACCTCGTCGACGCGCCGTCGGTCTGACCAGGCCGGCGACGGCACGACCGAACACCGCCGATCGCGCCGAGCCGATCAGCCGAGGCCGAGTCTGCGGATGGATTCCTCTCGCATCTCGACCTTGCGTATCTTGCCCGTCACGGTCATCGGGAATTCGTCGACGATCACGACATAGCGCGGCACCTTGTAGTGGGCGAGCTTGCCGGCCGAGAACTCGCGCAGCGCATCCGCGTCGAGGCTGCCCGCACCCGGTCGCGGCCGGATCCACGCGCACAGCTCCTCGCCGTACCGGCGATCGGGTACCCCGACGACCTGAACGTCCTCGATGTCGGGATGGGTGTAGAGGAACTCCTCGATCTCGCGGGGATAGATGTTCTCGCCGCCGCGGATCACCATGTCCTTGATCCGGCCGACGATCACGCAGTAGCCGTCCTCCCGCATCACCGCGAGATCGCCGGTGTGCATCCACCCGTCGGCGTCGATGGCCTCGGCGGTCTTGGCGGGGTCGTTCCAGTATCCGAGCATCACCGAATAGCCGCGGGTGCAGAACTCGCCGGCGACACCGCGCTCGACGGTGACACCCGAGACCGGGTCGACGATCTTGATCTCGACATGGGGATGCACGGTGCCGATCGTGGCGGTGCGCCGGTCGAGGTCGTCGTCGACCCGGGTCTGGGTGGAGACCGGGCTGGTCTCGGTCATGCCGTAGCAGATCGAGATCTCGGTCAGATTCATGTCGTCGACACAGCGCTTCATGACCTCGACCGGGCAGGGCGAGCCGGCCATGATGCCGGTGCGCAGCGAGGACAGGTCGTAGGTGTCGAAATCGGCGACGCCCAGCATGGCGATGAACATGGTGGGCACGCCGTAGACCCCGGTGCACCGTTCGTCCTGGACCGCGCGAAGGGTGAGCTCCGGGTCGAAACCGGGAGCCGGGATGACCATCGTCGTGCCGTGGGTGACGCAGCCGAGGTTGCCCATGACCATGCCGAAGCAGTGATAGAACGGCACCGGGATGCACAGGCGATCCTCG from Nocardia higoensis includes the following:
- a CDS encoding lipase family protein encodes the protein MAARDLRALIPRADVIAERLPRASTVVAGLLAVVVGLLLVVRPLTALTALALLIAAACVVTGVGELVSHRRAGRLATALGLGWVLAGVLVVVQMGPAIDLLPRFVAAALVIGGAIRATGVRAGTLDDRLSAGMLAAAEIVLGVVAWLWPDVTLLVVAVLFGIRTVALGAGLLWATRPGERAIPATPAAPASPGAPTAPAAAPATLTRVGRVVAAGLALVLAIAVAGVSAHLRASSPRTENFYSAPDGVPADPGVLLRAEPFARGDIPAEARAWRILYSTVDAHGSPALSSGLVLVPREAPAGPLPVVAWAHGTTGFATGCAPTLLPEPLAAGALPALPQLLAEGWALVATDYTGLGTAGPHPYLIGHGEGTSVLDAVRAARQLPDIDLDDRTVVWGHSQGGHAALWTGVLAPGYAPDANVVGVAAMAPAADGPGLVRHLPNVAGGTVFGSYVIAAYTALYPDVRVEHYIIPAARTLVRDMSSRCLAEPGVLVSVLSAMSIDRDRPIFARDPLDGPLGDRLRENVPAGELTVPLLLAQGGTDSLITPDVQRAYASDRCAAGWNVDYRVYHGRDHLGVVAADSPLVPELITWTRARFADSRQTPNCPG
- the cobN gene encoding cobaltochelatase subunit CobN, which translates into the protein MILLLSTSDTDLLSARASGADYRLGNPARLLVEDLPGLLDGADLVIVRILGGKRAWEDGLATLRGSGVPMVALGGEIAPDAELMECSTVPGGVAADAHNYLAAGGADNLRQLHNFLSDTVLLTGHGFEPPVQLPSWGELTRGARYPEPVEGVPTVGVVYYRAQHLAGNTGYVDALCRAVEDAGARPLPLYCASLRTAEPELLATLGQADALIVTVLAAGGTKPATASAGGDDEAWDVAALAALDVPILQGLCLTGSRAQWDDNDDGLSPLDVATQVAVPEFDGRIITVPFSFKEFDADGLSTYVPDPERAARVAGIAVRHARLRHIPAADKRLALMLSAYPTKHARIGNAVGLDTPASTIALLHELRRAGYDLGEAGEVPGLEERDGDALMHALIAAGGQDPDWLTAEQLEGNPVRIGARTYTAWFDTLPDELREAVIEAWGPPPGELYVDRSADPQGEIVIAAMRFGNVVLMVQPPRGFGENPVAIYHDPDLPPSHHYLAAYRWLAVPAAQGGFGADAMVHIGKHGNLEWLPGKTLGMSAACGTDAALGDLPLIYPFLVNDPGEGTQAKRRAHATLVDHLIPPMARAESYGDISRLEQLLDEHANISALDPAKLPAIRQQIWTLMRAAKMDHDLGLAERPDEDTFDDMLLHVDGWLCEIKDVQIRDGLHILGQAPAGEQEVDLVLAMLRARQLWGGEQSVPGLREALGLNESGSESRERVDVVEARARELLIALQAVDWSPDAVDGLVERFSGQLFGDQGGDRESVGAVLRFAATEVVPRLRGTDIEIERVLHALNGGFVPAGPSGSPLRGLINVLPTGRNFYSVDPKAVPSRLAWETGQAMADSLLRRYLDDQGEYPRSVGLSVWGTSAMRTSGDDIAEVLALLGVRPVWDEASRRVTTLEVISLEELGRPRIDVTVRISGFFRDAFPHVLALLDDAVRLVAGLDEPAESNYVRAHTLSDLSEHGDERRATTRIFGSKPGTYGAGLLQLIDSKSWRGDEDLAQVYTAWGGYAYGRDLDGAPAADDMRTAYRRIAVAAKNTDTREHDIADSDDYFQYHGGMVATVRALTGKNPEAYIGDSTRPDAVRTRTLSEETTRVFRARVVNPRWLEAMRRHGYKGAFEMAATVDYLFGYDATTDVVADWMYEKLSESYVFDETNRKFMEQSNPWALHGIAERLLEAAERGMWAAPEQETLDRLRQVYLETEGELE
- the cobG gene encoding precorrin-3B synthase; this translates as MTRTTPDSCPGVLRLHQAADGPLARVRVPGGVLSPDQLRALAEAAVELGDGAIELTSRGNAQLRRVRDAGELTARLEAAGLLPSRTHERVRNILASPLSGRVGGLADVRPLAPALDARLRADPRMAELPGRVLFTADDGRGDVSGLGPDIGVHATGEEFALLLAGSDTGIRLAPGDVIDVVLAAAHGFLDLSSGQWRLHEIPDGTARLVDLLGLSPTADRLPTGTAPESPIGWLPQDDGAVALGAAVPLGSLPARTAQFLAAVERPIILTPWRGVVLADLDEWTAEQVVRVLAPMGLVFDAESPWLLVSACAGRPGCAKSHTDVRADVAAAIDAGRVLPDGAGTTTSGSSLSARQLTVAGRQHWSGCDRHCGRPRGPVVEVTASPDGYLVDAPSV
- a CDS encoding AMP-binding protein — its product is MTTMNPSAQASYARGDTTIPLLEETIGACFERTVATYGEREALVEVATGRRWTWNQLDETVDRVARGLLAVGITRGDRVGIWAPNCAEWTIVQFATAKIGAVLVNINPAYRTHEYTYAAEQSGLRLLLAASSFRGSDYRAMIEQSRARTPMLEHVVFIDTGDWDDLVAAGAAVADRTLAEHAEVLTPDDPINIQYTSGTTGFPKGATLSHRNILNNGYFTGETLALTGEDRLCIPVPFYHCFGMVMGNLGCVTHGTTMVIPAPGFDPELTLRAVQDERCTGVYGVPTMFIAMLGVADFDTYDLSSLRTGIMAGSPCPVEVMKRCVDDMNLTEISICYGMTETSPVSTQTRVDDDLDRRTATIGTVHPHVEIKIVDPVSGVTVERGVAGEFCTRGYSVMLGYWNDPAKTAEAIDADGWMHTGDLAVMREDGYCVIVGRIKDMVIRGGENIYPREIEEFLYTHPDIEDVQVVGVPDRRYGEELCAWIRPRPGAGSLDADALREFSAGKLAHYKVPRYVVIVDEFPMTVTGKIRKVEMREESIRRLGLG